A single region of the Malaclemys terrapin pileata isolate rMalTer1 chromosome 2, rMalTer1.hap1, whole genome shotgun sequence genome encodes:
- the ZHX2 gene encoding zinc fingers and homeoboxes protein 2: MASKRKSTTPCMLRTPELMEQAVPEDGEALKERGAGTPQQDSKDGWAADTESSVKECEVVDGKAPVENQSKKPQGGYECKYCPFSTQNLNEFTEHVDTQHPNVILNPLYVCAECNFTTKKYDSLSDHNTKYHLGENNFKLKLIKRNNQTVLEQSIETTNNVVTVTNSGLENAEYDEALHGEINVSKTPIMKQGKPKVETKKGPKKTEEGGMENHVDGTLPHVITETTESIACINGSDLLHDVLAHVMPSVQLPPNINLVPKVPVPLNSTKYNCALDTNATMINSFNKFPYPTQAELSWLTAASKHPEEQIRIWFATQRLKHGISWSPEEVEEARKKMFNGTIQSVPQTITVLPAHLTSAKMPQPIIQTALPCQILGQTGLVLTQVSNGSTVSCSPITLAVAANHGQKRTIQTLSGAPEVKRPHVVHVPEISPKLNAAPLTPTNDRKKTKEQIAELKASFITSQFPDDAEVYRLIEVTGLSRSEIKKWFSDHRYRSQRGIVHITSESIAKDQLAIAAARHGRTYHTYADFTPQRFKEKTQEQLRILEESFLRSSFPTQGELDRLRVETKLSRREVDSWFSERRKLRDSMEQAVLDSMGSNKKNKDQGLHNGTISQTELLNSSQLPSSLSGSESSTAFNKKNQEQIHLLKSTFARTQWPSPQEYDQLAAQTGLTRTEIVRWFKENRSSLRTGTLKWIDRYQQQYLVEGHNEQNQKKGLKQNESPKNSNQVSRQHYQEHKKLNEENVGKLVMRSTEDDDPPKDSLLGNQTEDRLECNSQDGHGSEENEDAGDVNWVEVTVGDDDAVSDCTDSWSQTAPEGQAELADFDSESVSGDNSHI; this comes from the coding sequence ATGGCTAGCAAAAGAAAGTCAACAACTCCATGTATGCTGCGAACACCTGAACTAATGGAGCAAGCTGTTCCTGAGGATGGAGAAGCCTTAAAAGAAAGAGGTGCTGGCACTCCCCAGCAGGATTCTAAAGATGGCTGGGCTGCTGATACAGAAAGCTCTGTAAAAGAATGTGAAGTGGTGGATGGGAAAGCCCCAGTTGAGAATCAATCCAAGAAACCCCAAGGTGGTTATGAATGTAAATACTGTCCTTTTTCAACACAAAACCTAAATGAATTTACGGAGCATGTTGATACACAGCACCCAAACGTAATCCTCAACCCTCTCTATGTGTGTGCTGAATGTAACTTTACAACCAAAAAATATGATTCCTTATCTGATCACAACACAAAATATCACCTGGGAGAGAATAATTTTAAGCTGAAGTTAATCAAACGCAATAATCAGACTGTGTTAGAGCAGTCCATTGAGACAACGAATAATGTTGTCACTGTCACAAACAGTGGATTAGAAAATGCAGAGTATGATGAAGCCCTTCATGGTGAGATCAATGTAAGTAAAACCCCAATCATGAAACAGGGAAAGCCTAAAGTGGAGACCAAGAAGGGTCCCAAAAAGACAGAAGAGGGAGGTATGGAAAACCACGTGGATGGGACCCTCCCCCATGTCATTACAGAAACCACTGAATCTATTGCTTGTATCAATGGATCTGACCTTCTTCATGATGTATTGGCTCATGTTATGCCCTCTGTACAGCTGCCACCAAATATCAACCTTGTCCCCAAGGTCCCAGTCCCTCTGAACAGTACCAAATACAACTGTGCACTGGACACTAATGCAACCATGATCAACTCATTTAATAAATTTCCTTACCCAACACAAGCAGAGCTGTCATGGTTGACAGCAGCATCAAAACACCCAGAGGAGCAAATCCGAATCTGGTTTGCTACTCAGCGTTTGAAGCATGGAATCAGTTGGTCTCCAGAAGAGGTAGAAGAGGCAAGAAAGAAGATGTTTAATGGAACCATCCAGTCAGTACCCCAAACCATCACTGTCCTGCCAGCTCATCTGACATCTGCAAAAATGCCACAGCCAATTATCCAAACAGCTTTGCCTTGCCAGATACTCGGCCAGACTGGCCTGGTTTTGACTCAAGTATCAAATGGATCAACAGTTTCTTGCTCACCGATTACACTTGCTGTTGCTGCTAATCACGGACAGAAACGGACAATACAGACCTTGTCGGGTGCCCCAGAAGTCAAGCGTCCACATGTAGTTCATGTGCCTGAGATCTCACCCAAGCTGAATGCTGCGCCATTGACACCAACAAATGACCGAAAAAAGACCAAGGAACAGATAGCAGAACTAAAGGCTAGTTTTATCACAAGCCAATTTCCTGACGATGCAGAAGTCTACAGGCTAATAGAAGTAACCGGTCTCTCCAGAAGCGAGATCAAGAAGTGGTTCAGTGATCACAGATACAGAAGTCAAAGGGGCATTGTTCACATCACTAGTGAATCTATAGCAAAAGATCAGTTAGCCATTGCAGCTGCCCGGCACGGGCGTACATACCACACATACGCAGATTTCACACCCCAGAGGTTCAAAGAGAAAACACAAGAGCAGCTTAGGATTCTCGAAGAAAGTTTTCTTAGAAGCTCTTTTCCAACCCAAGGAGAATTGGACAGGCTTAGGGTGGAAACCAAGCTGAGTAGAAGAGAGGTTGATTCCTGGTTCTCTGAGAGGAGAAAGCTAAGGGATAGCATGGAACAAGCTGTCTTGGACTCTATGGGATCCAACAAAAAAAATAAGGATCAGGGACTCCATAATGGTACAATAAGCCAGACTGAGCTGCTGAATAGCTCCCAGCTACCCAGTTCTTTGTCCGGATCCGAATCCTCCACagcatttaacaaaaaaaaccaagagCAGATTCACTTGCTGAAGAGCACATTTGCAAGAACCCAGTGGCCATCACCCCAGGAGTATGACCAGTTAGCAGCTCAAACTGGGCTCACTAGAACTGAAATAGTCCGCTGGTTCAAAGAGAATAGATCCTCCCTAAGAACTGGGACATTAAAATGGATTGACCGATACCAGCAACAGTATCTTGTGGAGGGTCATAATGAGCAAAACCAGAAAAAGGGATTAAAACAAAATGAGAGTCCAAAGAACAGTAACCAGGTGTCTCGGCAGCATTACCAGGAGCACAAAAAGCTGAACGAAGAGAACGTGGGCAAACTAGTCATGAGATCAACAGAAGACGATGATCCACCAAAAGACTCTTTATTAGGGAATCAAACTGAGGACAGATTGGAATGCAACAGCCAAGACGGCCACGGTAGTGAGGAAAATGAGGACGCTGGAGATGTGAACTGGGTGGAGGTGACAGTAGGGGATGATGATGCTGTCTCGGACTGTACAGACAGCTGGAGTCAAACTGCACCTGAAGGCCAAGCTGAGTTAGCAGATTTTGATTCTGAAAGTGTATCTGGAGACAATTCCCATATTTAG